The bacterium genomic interval CTTTACCGCGGGACTTCTCCACGACATGGGTAAAGTAGTGGTGGACCGTTATCTTCATCCGGAATTCGTTCGCATCGTGGAGTTACTGGAGGATGAAGACGTGCCTATGACCGAGGCCGAGATGGAGGTTTTGGGTGTGAATCATGCGGAGCTCGGGCAGCATCTGGCCGGACGATGGAATCTCCCGGAAATCCTGCAGGAAGCGGTCGGATTCCACCATGGGCCGCGTGAAGCAACGAAACATGCACCTCTCGCAGCGCTTGTCATGACGGCCGATGCTATCGCCCGCCGCGCGGGAGTGGGGCAGGGCGGCGGAGCCGATCACCCGTTGTACCTCTCCGTGCTTGAATTGTGCGGATTGGATCTCCAGAAATATGATCGCATTGCCAATGACCTGAGCAGCGTGTTGGAAGAGCAGGTCACTGGATTTGCCCGCGAGGTGTGAGCGAGAGCGCATCCGCGAATGCCCATTGACATCGCCCACGTCGAACTCTTCGTTCTCGTTTTTATTCGTGTAGCCAGTGCGCTGGCGGTGTTGCCGGTGTTCAGTCACGGTGCGGTGACGCCGATGGTCAAAGCCGCGCTGTCGGCCGCCATCGCCCTGTTGCTGGTGCCGACCCTGACCTCGGGTCTACCCGCCACCAGCGGGACTCTCCCCGACTTCTTCCTGCTGGCCATCCGGGAAACGCTGTGCGGCATTCTACTTGGCTTCGCGGGGCAATTCCTGTTCTACGCCATTGATATCGGCGGGCAGTTGATCGGATTTCAGGCGGGTTTCTCGATTGTCGCCTCGATTGATCCGAACACCGAAACCCAGAGCACGGTTCTGACGCAGGTTTACAATCTCACCGCCATTCTGGTTTTCCTTGCTATAGACGGACATCACACCATGCTGCGAGCCGTGGCTGACAGTTTCCATTCCATTCCCATCGGCGGACTCGCCGTCGGATCGTCACTCAGCGAGTGGACGCTTAACGCGGCCAAGACGGCACTGGCCGACGGGATTAGACTGGCGGCGCCGATCATGGTCACGCTGCTCTTGACCGACGTCGGACTGGGAATTCTGGTTCGCGTTGCGCCGCAAATGAATATTTTTGTGGTCGGTTTCCCCTTGAAAATCGGTATTACTCTGATTATGATCGGGACCACGCTGGGATCGGTCATCGCGATATTCACGGCACAGTACGCTGAGTTCGGTCGTCAAATCCCCGGCTTCCTGCGACTTCTCACGACGCCATGAGCTTCCTGAACGACGAAGGCAGAACCGAAAAACCGACGCCGCGGCGGCGGACCAAGGCCCGATCCGAGGGCAGCGTCAGCAAGTCCGCGGAGTTGAACTCGGCGGCGGTGCTCATCGCCGCGTCCCTGCTCTTGATCTGGTTCGGGCATCATCTGATGCGCGGACTGGAGGACATCACCAGAACGATTTTCCGTCACAGCGGAACGGTGGAGTTTTCGGCCGGCACGTTGCAGACGTATATGTTCGCCGGAATGAAAGTGCTGGCGATACTCCTGGCTCCGCTGATGCTGGGAATTCTGGCGGTGGGCGTGCTGGTAAACGTCGGTCAGGTGGGATTCAAGATTACTCCCAAGGCGGCTCGTCCCAAATTCTCGCGGATGAATCCCATCCGTGGACTTGGCCGGCTCTTTTCCCTGCGGTCGCTGGTTGAATTGGGTAAAAACCTGCTCAAGCTCGCGTTGATCGGTGGCGTCGTATACCTCACCATCTCCGCCGAGATCGAAAAAATCTACTCGCTGGCGCATCTACCGATCGGAGCTCTGGTGCCGATGGTCGGGCAAATGCTCGCGCGGGTGTTTCTATACGCTTCACTCTCGCTGATTCTCATCGGCATCCTCGACTACCTCTACAATCGCTATGAGTTCGAGAAGTCGCTGAAGATGACCAAGGAAGAGGTTAAGGAGGAAGCCAAGCAGTCGGAAGGCGATCCGCACGTCAAGAGCAAGATCCGCGAGATCATGATCAAGGGCAGTCTCGCGCGAATGATGAAAAAAGTCCCCGAGGCGGACGTCGTGATTACGAACCCCGTTCACTTGGCGATTGCCCTGAAATACGACCGGAAGAAGAGTTCGGCTCCCGTTGTGCTCGCCAAGGGAGCGCGCAAGGTCGCCGAGCGAATCAAGGCGATTGCCGAAGAGCATAATATTCCCATCGTCGAGAATCCGCCCCTCGCTCAGGCTCTCTACAAGGCCGTAGAGATCGGGCAGGAGATACCGATCAGTCTTTATAAAGCGGTGGCGGAGGTCCTGGCCTACGTCTATCGCCTGAAACGCAAATTCTTCGGAGTGGCCTGATAGCCTATGACTCCCGCCAAACCCAAAGCGGCTTCGGCCCGATCCGCCTCTTCCGGAATGAAGAGTCTGCTCAGCCACAGCGATATCGCGATGGCGCTCGCCCTCGTGATTATCATCGTGGTGATGGTTATTCCCGTTCCCACGTTTCTGATAGATATTTTCCTGGCCGTCTCGATTGCCGTGTCGCTGGCGATGCTCATGACCGCGATCTACGTCGAGGAACCGCTCAAATTCTCGGTGTTCCCCGGCCTGCTCCTGGTGACTACGCTGTTCCGGCTTTCGCTGAACGTCGCGACCACTCGGCTGATTCTGGGCGAAGGTTTCGCGGGAAGTATTGTTCAGGCATTCGGCGGATTCGTCATTAAGGGCAATTACGCCGTCGGGATCATCATCTTCCTCGTTCTGGTGGTCATCAATCTGGTCGTTATCACCAAAGGTTCGGGCCGCATCGCCGAAGTTTCCGCGCGGTTTACGTTGGACGCGATGCCCGGCAAGCAGATGGCCATTGACGCCGACCTGAATCAAGGGCTGATTGACGAGAAGGAAGCGCGCGCACGCCGCGAAAAGATCCGCCGCGAAGCTGATTTCTACGGTGCGATGGACGGTGCCTCGAAGTTCGTGCGCGGTGACGCGGTGGCCGGACTGCTCATCACGGCCATCAACATCATCGGCGGTTTCGCCATCGGAATGCTGCAGATGAAAATGGGCTTCCGTCAGGCGCTCGAAACCTTCACCATTCTCACCGTTGGCGACGGCCTCGTTTCGCAGATTCCCGCGCTGATTATCTCGGTCTCGGCCGGTATTATCGTGACGCGCGCCGCCACCGAAGGAAATCTCGGTCGCGACGTCACTACGCAGCTCTTAGGTTATCCGCGAGCAATCTACATTGCTTCGGGAGTTCTGGCCTTCTTCGCCATCACTCCGGGTTTGCCGACGATTCCGTTCCTTATTTTGTCCGGATCTCTGTTCGCGTTGGCTCGTCTCAGTGCCCGAGCTCAGAAAGACGGGGTGATGAAAACCGAATCGGCGGAAGAGGCCGAAGGTGCCAAACGCAAGCCGGAGCGCGTGGAAGACTTTATACTCGTGGATCCGCTGGAGGTTGAGATCGGCTATGGCCTGATCCCGCTCGTGGAAGGCGGGCCGGGCGGT includes:
- the fliR gene encoding flagellar biosynthetic protein FliR, translating into MPIDIAHVELFVLVFIRVASALAVLPVFSHGAVTPMVKAALSAAIALLLVPTLTSGLPATSGTLPDFFLLAIRETLCGILLGFAGQFLFYAIDIGGQLIGFQAGFSIVASIDPNTETQSTVLTQVYNLTAILVFLAIDGHHTMLRAVADSFHSIPIGGLAVGSSLSEWTLNAAKTALADGIRLAAPIMVTLLLTDVGLGILVRVAPQMNIFVVGFPLKIGITLIMIGTTLGSVIAIFTAQYAEFGRQIPGFLRLLTTP
- the flhA gene encoding flagellar biosynthesis protein FlhA, which gives rise to MKSLLSHSDIAMALALVIIIVVMVIPVPTFLIDIFLAVSIAVSLAMLMTAIYVEEPLKFSVFPGLLLVTTLFRLSLNVATTRLILGEGFAGSIVQAFGGFVIKGNYAVGIIIFLVLVVINLVVITKGSGRIAEVSARFTLDAMPGKQMAIDADLNQGLIDEKEARARREKIRREADFYGAMDGASKFVRGDAVAGLLITAINIIGGFAIGMLQMKMGFRQALETFTILTVGDGLVSQIPALIISVSAGIIVTRAATEGNLGRDVTTQLLGYPRAIYIASGVLAFFAITPGLPTIPFLILSGSLFALARLSARAQKDGVMKTESAEEAEGAKRKPERVEDFILVDPLEVEIGYGLIPLVEGGPGGDLLERITNLRRQFALQTGQVIPPVRIRDNTQLSPTIYLIKIRGTEIARSELKPSMLLALTPGEGAPRMEGIPTREPSFDLPAIWIPRTEKERAQTGGYTVIEPAAVVVTHLSEILKKEGFRLMSRDAVQELIDAVKKTHKAVVEELIPGQLGIGQVQKVLQNLLREGLPIRDMVTILETLADYAPVTKDPDFLTEAVRVALSSAIAHRYEDEPGKLSALMVDPKIEQMISEGLRSSAKEGTDFALPSTLAKRVVERLNALSRQMLNSGFQPILVTAPGIRSFFRRLLEPEMPNLVVLSLGELPPTTKVVPMGMLNLEG
- a CDS encoding HDOD domain-containing protein encodes the protein MNQRERVALALREVKTLPTLPDVAVRLLETSDDPNVSTREIAAIVGGDMALASRVLKLVNSPFFGMSREVTSVQQALVIIGMANLRSMVLSSALVDLFDKEGAVGDFNRREFWKHSVAVAIAARALAKHTRVVDTEIAFTAGLLHDMGKVVVDRYLHPEFVRIVELLEDEDVPMTEAEMEVLGVNHAELGQHLAGRWNLPEILQEAVGFHHGPREATKHAPLAALVMTADAIARRAGVGQGGGADHPLYLSVLELCGLDLQKYDRIANDLSSVLEEQVTGFAREV
- the flhB gene encoding flagellar biosynthesis protein FlhB, coding for MSFLNDEGRTEKPTPRRRTKARSEGSVSKSAELNSAAVLIAASLLLIWFGHHLMRGLEDITRTIFRHSGTVEFSAGTLQTYMFAGMKVLAILLAPLMLGILAVGVLVNVGQVGFKITPKAARPKFSRMNPIRGLGRLFSLRSLVELGKNLLKLALIGGVVYLTISAEIEKIYSLAHLPIGALVPMVGQMLARVFLYASLSLILIGILDYLYNRYEFEKSLKMTKEEVKEEAKQSEGDPHVKSKIREIMIKGSLARMMKKVPEADVVITNPVHLAIALKYDRKKSSAPVVLAKGARKVAERIKAIAEEHNIPIVENPPLAQALYKAVEIGQEIPISLYKAVAEVLAYVYRLKRKFFGVA